ttccatttaaaaaaattatgtgggAAAAAAATAAGCAAGAAAAAAAGCCCAGTACCTTCTAAATTACACTACAATTCTCACTGGAGGTTTACGATTATAATGCTTTACCCAGTTTGTTTATATCCTTAATAATTGAATATATGGAGAAAGGAACTTATAGagtaaacataaaaatgaaaccGTAACTCAGGAAATGTTTATAATACACAAACAGAAAGAGAAATTTTTAATGACTGGAGAATTCTTGAATGGTAAAATTCACATGGAAACTATTCAAAGCACAGTAAAAGTATTAAACCCAACTAATGTCATATACCACCTATTAGGCCAAAAGTTGATGGACAAATAGATAACCATTAAGAGATTTTCAGAACTCTCTATTCTCCAATAAtgcatttttaaataatatgtTTGACATTGAAATATAAGGTGTATTTATAGCCACTTTCCCTTTTAATTATTACTGTCATGTATGAATATGTTGCATCTACAAAAGattctacaaaaaaaatcaaataaattatataagctCGTAATTAAGGGTAAATGTAaatcaaatgagaaagaaaaataaaaatatctagGTGGGTGTAGATGGCATATAATGACCACACAGAACACCAATGTTACTTGTACTTTTCACATTTAAGTTCTATCTAGCTAAATGAAGAAGAGTGTTTCACGGTACAGCATGTAtatttcttgggcaagtgttggtcctgaaaaggaccacccaaactcaaACACTTGCTAAAACGTTGAGTTTGGGttgtccttttcaggaccaacacttgcccaagaaagatacatgctGTACAGTGAAacctacactattcttcttcgccatggaaaccttcagatgTTACATAAATGAAGAAGATCGGTTCACCAATATTTCAGTCAGTACAGTCTACAAAATTCATcaatagagggcagcaacactacTTTCACTCTGCTTTCACTTTGGAAGGTAGGAAGCAATATACAGCATGCTCAGTTCACTGTTAAGGAAATATGAATTCACTATTGTAGAAGCAGATGTACAACTAACACACAATTTGGACAAAAATCGTTTTATGTTTGTCTAAATAAAGGTTTCTTGATGCTGTATTATAGACTTTGAATCTGAAAGTGCTTGACAAAGGTCCAATGTAAGGAATCCAGTCTATTTGATTGTATTGCATTAGAAATGCCCAAAGAGAACATTCATGAGTAGTGAATATTTGAAATGCTGCTGCCTAGGTGGTGCAAAGGGATGGAGTGGATCGAGGACCCTGTAACTTGAATTGTTACAAGAGTAATTACATAATAATACAGACTGGTCAGCCTTTGAAAGTGGCAAGGCGATGGTAAAGTTATTTATTCTGAATTATTCTTTGTTTTACGCTAGCTATAGCtatagaaaaataaaggaaattatgCAAGGGTTTAAtgaagtattgaaataacaccccccccccccttaacaaGTAATCATTCACTCAAAATAGAGATGAGGTCCCATGAAACAAAAGATGTGATCTACAAGAGTCCTTAACATAGCTTAGGTAGTCAAAATCTATGAAGATTTACACAATCTTATGcaactctttcatttgcatgtgaaACATGCTATTtgcaaataaacatgataaatgaagAGTTGAGAACAAGTTTTGATCTCCACACAAAGAAAAAATCTGAAGAATTACCTCAAACTTTTCAGCTGCTAACTCCAACCCTCCTCAGAAATGAGTGAAGTGACCCGATTTGTCCTGATGACGTAGCGATCGATAATGAGGCCGTAGACACTCAGAAGCTTGTATCGCCCTTCGTCCTTATTGAGAAGTTTGAATGCCCAGATGTAAATCGCTTCTTTCACATCTCTCTCAAAGTACCGTGGCTCCCTGTCCAGCACTTGGATGGAGGGCAATACAAGCTTCCGAGTGTCTATGAGCTGATTATCAATCACCACATCACCAGGTAAAATCGGGTCACTTTGGTCATCGCTGAGGAAGGTTGCAGTCAACAGCCGAAAATTTCGAGGTAATTCTTCAGATTTTTTCTTTGTGTGGAGATCAAATTTTTAACTTGTTCTTATTGTAACCAacacagatgaactttcatGTTCGTAAATGAAGAgttgattttgattgaaaagTAGAATGGAATCAAGCAGTCACTGTGAATTGTCAATCATAGCTTGTTGATTTAAAATATAGTTTGAAAATATACTTTATCTAGATGATCTTTATGATGTTGTTTGTGATCAGGTCCAAATCCCCATAGGGCAAACCCGATGGCAGCATTATGGTATCTCCACTTgtcttctgaaaaaaaagaaatgtcgtTTGCCCACCTCCTGTACTATAATTACCACTTCCAGTTGAGAGTTGACAGAACAGTTTCAGTTTTTCACACTTTACCATGAGAGGGCTCCCTTCCGCTATCCAACTCGATGCTTACTGCAGACAGAAAGTTGACGATGACTAGCCTGGATAACAGatatttgttactttttttcatgaaaagggAGAAGGAATAAATCAGATTAACAAAGTAAATTTATATAGATCAGTcatcaaataagaaaataaataataataaatacagaAATGAAACATTGAAGCAGGATATTGGCACATCAGGAAAAGTCTGGAATAAAGGCTAGAAAACACAAACTACAGTATATgtcctacatgtatgaaaatgcaagttaaagttatgaaaaattacattttactaAATCTTGTTAGCAAATAAAGTAGACAATTTTTGTCTAGAGAGTTATTCTCAGTTTGTATATTATTCACATATAGATAAGgcaactgtacatgtactgaAGGAAAAGAAACCTCtccataaataaaaaataaaaaacttaaaGGACCcttatttaaattttaaaaagtcattgcacacaaaataatttatattattcCAAAACACCTCTCTCACTTTCCATTTTAAAAGGTCATCTCTGAATGTCCTCTCtatgcaatttttttctctcacaGGTAAAGGACATCCATGACATCATTGGTCCAAAATATCCAATGTTTTCTCCCGCCCACAGTCATGTGATCAAACAAGGTCAGAAGTAAAAACTTTCAAAATGTAAGAAAGTCATATTATGTACTTCCTTATACAGATATTACTAAGCATGAAAAATATTATACTAATCTTAGTTGTGTAAAGGGCACTGCGCAATGGTGGTTCTTCCTGCCTGCATAGTCTCAATGGCACAAATTCAAACATGCATATAGATATCACACTCTAGCTGTGCTGCTAGACTTTGGGATGCAGCCAGAACAACATATCCAATAACTCTAACCCAATAGTACCCTCCCACACAAACTTTGATGAAAAACCCAGGACATTAgattataatttcaaaatgagtacaattaattttcacaatgattttttttcctcttttaacACAACATAAAACCACTATCCTTTACCATGTTAATGGAAGTAATAGAAACTTTAATATGATCTCTTTTTCACAGACACCTAAAGTGAAAAAATATACATCTTCTTCAATTCATGCAGAAATTTTAGATAACTGCATGTATATTGTTTAGCATTATTTgacttttcatgaaaatttccAAATTGTGAAATATTCATTTCTTACAATGAATGGGAACAGAGACATTGGAAATTACTCCCTGACCAATATGTGACATGTTTACACCTGGGTACTTGAAGCTGGTCCAGTAGAAAATGTAATCAATACAGTTTCCTGtccattgtttatttatggcCCAATCGGGAACTTActtctcattttatttcattgtattgATAGTATTATTCAGTTGTTAAATGACAAGTACAGTCCATTtacatacaattattttttttttatttatggtaTTGGTATCCAGAGTTGGCTATTGACTATTGACCTACCAAAAAGTAAATTTAATTTAAAGTAAGTTTTTGCtgatataactgtttttttttttatttgacaactTTCACTTAATCATAAGTGTGCTCCAGCTAATATCTACAGTCATATAAAGGAATAAAGTATGAATCTGATATGATATAGCTAAATACAGACTTGTCATTTACCCGTAAGACATCCTTTGGTAATGATGCAAGTTCTGGTACTGGACTGAGTTTGTTTGGTTGTGGGATCTCCATGGCGACAGGAGCACTGGCAGACAGGAGCGGGTTGGTTGGACCCTGAAGGAGGTGCATGAAGGAGCCCGAGTTTGTAGTGGAGCCGGTACTGGTGGATACCACCACTGTCTGCTGGTCCTCCTTCTCCATCTCCTGATGGAGCTGTTGCCTCATCAGCTCCTGTCTCAGGGTGGTTCGCATTGACATGGCGCTGGGGGAGAACTCCGTACCCAGACGGAGGGAGCTGTATGGAGACAAAAAAAACGTTTTCTAATGAAACATGAATTTAATTAAGCAATACAGGACAGCCATACACACAAAGGCAGAGTGCAAGTATCAGTCCTGACaggaaaattttatcaaaagaaTACCTATGAAACttgattatttttgtcttgCTATTTTTCATTTCCACATTTCTATGCAAAACAAGATTATTTTTCtagcctctggcagtcttgcctgcattacgcatttcgataaagcagcagtgctgcctttgaaaacagctaatgaataattattcaaagaataaaacactaatataaaaaaaaaatattatgtccattgaccaaaaatgacctttgaccatgatcatgtgacctaagacatgtgcaaaacaataattcatacttgattacacttatgtcgatgtttcaggagctaggtccataaactttttaagttatgatgccaatcaACACAAACTCCCAAcatggccagagttcattgatctttcaatgacctttgatcttggccatgttcctgaaacacacatagggtattcagggatacattgctgctcttatttccaagtttcatgaactagatccataaacttttaaagtgatgacaattcctcaaattaccccaacatggccaaagtttgttgaccctaagtgacctttgaccttaatcatgtgatttgaaactctggcaggatcttcagtgatgcACTATTACCATTacgtctaagttttatgaactaggcccatatacttttgaagttatgacaacatttccaCAAGTgtaacgcctctggcagtctcacctgcattacccaatttaatatagcagcagtgctgactttgaaaacaactatgaaataattattcacaaaaacaccattaatataatgatacaatactacgttcattgaccctatatgacatatgaccttggtcatgagacctaagacttgtcagtgatacttgattacccctatgtccacatttcacaaactatatccataaactttgaaagttatgacagcaatttaataattacctctaaccttaaatgacctttgaccttggtcatgtgacctgaaacttgcacaggatgttaagtgatactcttatgtccaagttttatgaatcagatccataaacctttAAAGTTataatagtaattcaacaaatacccccacctttgccaaagttcattgaccttaatgacctttgaccttggtcatgtgacctgaaactcacacaggatgttcagtgatacactcttatgtccaagttatatgaatcagatctataaactttcaaggttatggtggtaattcaacaaatacccccaacttggccaaagttcatttaccctaaatgacctttgaccttggtcatgtgacttgaaacaaaggcagaatgttcagtaatatttgattacccttatggccaagtttcatgaactaggtccatatacttttgaagttatgatgacatttcaaaaacgtcGATTcctccaacatggtctaagttcattgaccctaaatgaaatttgaccttGGGCATGCATCCTGCAACTCAGGTAGGATTTTCAGTactactt
This genomic interval from Lytechinus pictus isolate F3 Inbred chromosome 3, Lp3.0, whole genome shotgun sequence contains the following:
- the LOC129256205 gene encoding uncharacterized protein LOC129256205, with translation MLREMQFHYPCQYNGSLRLGTEFSPSAMSMRTTLRQELMRQQLHQEMEKEDQQTVVVSTSTGSTTNSGSFMHLLQGPTNPLLSASAPVAMEIPQPNKLSPVPELASLPKDVLR